Within Metabacillus sp. KUDC1714, the genomic segment CTTAATCACTTGTTTATACCATTCACAAGCCTCTTCATTTGTAAAATCAACTACACCACAATAAAACTCGCCAAAATCGACTAAATAGATTTCACCTTTGTCATTTAGTGCCAAATAGCCCTCTTCTTCAGCAACTTTATACAAATGGCCTTCAATTGCTACATAAGGGTTGATATAGCTTAAAAAGCGAATCCCATTTTCTTTCCATTGTGGAATCTTTTTATCTAATTCAGGATACTCATTCTCGTTCCATTGCCAGTTCCACATTAAGCGCTTACCAAATGAAGTGATTCGTTTCCCTTGCCAATCTTGACACCATACTCCAGAAACCTTCATGCCTGCAGCAAGAGCTTTTTCTAACTTCTGCTCTACAACCTCAGTTCCGCCCTGAATCCCTAAAATGACACCATTATATACCCATTCCGGTAATTCTGGCTGTCTACCAAACAAATTTGAAATTTTTTCAACAAGCTCAATATACGTTTCTGCTGTTTCAAATACCAAAGATTTAGGTACTTCCCATACTTGCAATTCATGGAATTCTGGATGACGGAAATCAAAGTCTGCATATGCGGTTGTTTCAGTATGACAGTAATATTTTTGACTTGATACATATGTTGGCTGTGGGAAATTTGTATTGTAATAATCTCCACCTGCTTTGTCCTTCACATCAGCCTGCCAGGTAACATACGTATTTTTATTTCTCCCTACACCAGGTTCAGAAGTCCACAATGGAAAGTTTTTTCCACGTAGATTAAAATAGGATAGCTGTTCACCACATCCGTAAATTTTTTCATCTGGATTTGCTGCAATTCTTAACCAAAAGCGATTAATACTTGAATCCTTATTGATATATTCCATTTTCAAACGACCATTTTCAATTTTAATAGAGAGATTTAATAATACTTCTCCGCCATCAAAACTTGAAAAGTCAATTTCATATTCATTGTTATATTCCTTTATTTCAGCATATTTAAGTGGGATACGTTCGATTACATAATCCTTAATATCGAAATTCCCTCGGTACATATCAATTTTTTCCTCACCGCGACCAACAAATATGACTGGATAATCCTTTGTATGACGAAACAGGAGAACATGATTAAGAATTACCTCGAATCCTGATTCGATCTTATTTAAAACTAATTTTGATTCCTTTAGCGTATTTTGCATTGTTATCCTCCTAGTCCATCATGCTGAAAATTTTGATTTATCAACCTCAACCGGTGTAATTTGTTTTTTCACATAGTTACTATATTTTTTATTCCATTTCTTCACAGAAATATAAGCGAATATTGCTGTCACCGCAGCCAATGAAAGCAGAGCTGGCCAGAAATAAGGTGATACTATTGCTTCACTATAAGCTAAACCAATCGGTGAGAAAACAATATAGAAACTAAACATTAACCCAATTAAAATGATTGAAACACATAGAGCATATTTCCAAGGTTGCATATCTACCTTTGGCTTTGGAGTAAAATTCCACGCTTCTTTTCTAGGCGCAATTTTACCAATAATCAACATCATTGCTACTTCAGTGAAAAACAGAATTGCATAAATATGAATAAAGTTAATTTCTACTTTGAATCCAAATAAATGATTCGTTCCCCATACAAGCATGTAATACACAATGACATGGAAGACAATTGCTACTTTTGCAGCTATCGGCGGAACTCTCTTAGCAAAGATTCCAATTAATACAACAGCAATAACTGGAATATT encodes:
- a CDS encoding alpha-glucosidase, with protein sequence MQNTLKESKLVLNKIESGFEVILNHVLLFRHTKDYPVIFVGRGEEKIDMYRGNFDIKDYVIERIPLKYAEIKEYNNEYEIDFSSFDGGEVLLNLSIKIENGRLKMEYINKDSSINRFWLRIAANPDEKIYGCGEQLSYFNLRGKNFPLWTSEPGVGRNKNTYVTWQADVKDKAGGDYYNTNFPQPTYVSSQKYYCHTETTAYADFDFRHPEFHELQVWEVPKSLVFETAETYIELVEKISNLFGRQPELPEWVYNGVILGIQGGTEVVEQKLEKALAAGMKVSGVWCQDWQGKRITSFGKRLMWNWQWNENEYPELDKKIPQWKENGIRFLSYINPYVAIEGHLYKVAEEEGYLALNDKGEIYLVDFGEFYCGVVDFTNEEACEWYKQVIKENMIDFGIDGWMADFGEYLPTDVVLKNGVDARIMHNAWPTLWAKINYEAVSEAKKLGEVVYFMRAGYTGVQKYCTMLWGGDQSVDWSLDDGLASVIPAALSSGMIGCGLHHSDIGGYTSLHGNKRSKELLMRWSEMGAFTPMMRTHEGNRPDDCFQYDDDQESLDHLARMTNIFVTLAPYTKSLVKMNSERGIPVQRPLFMHYENDEIAYDLKYQYLYGEDVLVAPVHQENQSEWEVYLPEDTWVHLWSGREYQGGYVTVEAPIGYPPVFYRKESKWKELFLKLSDI